In Stigmatopora argus isolate UIUO_Sarg chromosome 10, RoL_Sarg_1.0, whole genome shotgun sequence, the following proteins share a genomic window:
- the LOC144084089 gene encoding uncharacterized protein LOC144084089 isoform X2: MEMQTVCTTGVTQVWQKATRGGATWHPWTPKTSPTRWRVEWTPAPNRTSGVVVPPWLPVVKPRRRTLSVWPPAIPRGWRRTSRVAAATSAPTRPRSDVGLKKTKSEKTRKNPTTKPVKDATRPS, encoded by the exons ATGGAAATGCAGACTGTTTGTACAACAGGGGTAACACAG GTGTGGCAGAAAGCGACGAGAGGCGGAGCTACCTGGCATCCCTGGACTCCGAAGACTTCGCCCACGCGGTGGAGAGTCGAGTGGACCCCCGCGCCGAATCGGACATCCGGGGTCGTGGTCCCGCCTTGGCTTCCCGTAGTCAAGCCGCGCAGACGGACGCTCAG tgtTTGGCCGCCGGCGATCCCCCGCGGCTGGCGGCGCACGTCCCGAGTTGCCGCGGCGACGAGCGCGCCGACTCGTCCAAGAAGCGACGTCgg ACTCAAGAAGACCAAAAGCGAGAAGACAAGAAAGAATCCTACAACAAAGCCCGTCAAAG ACGCTACTCGGCCGTCGTGA
- the LOC144084089 gene encoding uncharacterized protein LOC144084089 isoform X1: MVSKIKQEVNGKSVTPFDLGSFPANLGAFTGHFLWILAYFLFILGHLLGVWQKATRGGATWHPWTPKTSPTRWRVEWTPAPNRTSGVVVPPWLPVVKPRRRTLSVWPPAIPRGWRRTSRVAAATSAPTRPRSDVGLKKTKSEKTRKNPTTKPVKDATRPS, translated from the exons AtggtttcaaaaataaaacaggaagtgaatgGAAAGAGCGTCACACCTTTTGATTTAGGATCATTTCCTGctaatttgggggcatttacgggtcactttctttggattttggcgtatttcttgttcattttgggccacttGTTAGGG GTGTGGCAGAAAGCGACGAGAGGCGGAGCTACCTGGCATCCCTGGACTCCGAAGACTTCGCCCACGCGGTGGAGAGTCGAGTGGACCCCCGCGCCGAATCGGACATCCGGGGTCGTGGTCCCGCCTTGGCTTCCCGTAGTCAAGCCGCGCAGACGGACGCTCAG tgtTTGGCCGCCGGCGATCCCCCGCGGCTGGCGGCGCACGTCCCGAGTTGCCGCGGCGACGAGCGCGCCGACTCGTCCAAGAAGCGACGTCgg ACTCAAGAAGACCAAAAGCGAGAAGACAAGAAAGAATCCTACAACAAAGCCCGTCAAAG ACGCTACTCGGCCGTCGTGA